In the Quercus lobata isolate SW786 chromosome 5, ValleyOak3.0 Primary Assembly, whole genome shotgun sequence genome, one interval contains:
- the LOC115989698 gene encoding LRR receptor-like serine/threonine-protein kinase GHR1, protein MKVITLLVASLFFLSAMGQLPSQDILALLEFKKSIKHDPTGYVLSSWNEESIDFNGCPSSWNGIVCNGGNVAGVVLDNLGLSADVDLSVFSNLTKLLKLSMSNNSMSGKIPENIADLKSLEFLDVSNNLFSSSLPPGIGELASLRNLSLAGNNFSGSIPDSISGLASIQTLDLSHNSLSGLLPTSLTKLTRLVSLNLSFNGFTKRIPKGFELISGLEVLDLHGNMFDGYLDAQFLLLSTAIYVDFSGNMLGSSSSQQQKFLPGISETIKHLNLSHNQLTGSLVSGGELQLFENLKVLDLSYNQLSGELPEFNFVYDLQVLKLSNNGFSGFVPNGLLKGDSLVLTELDLSANNLSGPVSMITSTTLHTLNLSSNGLTGELPLLTGSCAVLDLSKNKFGGNLTRMVKWGNLEFLDLSQNHLTGPVPEVTPQFLRLNYLNLSHNSLSSMLPTVITQYPKLKVLDLSSNQLNGKLLADLLTMPTLQELHLENNILTGDIKFSPPSAGEHNLQILDLSHNQFSGYFPDQFGSFTGLQLLNIAGNNFSGSLPTSMAGMSSLSSLDISQNHFTGPLPNNLPDTIDSFNASHNDLSGVVPENLRKFPSSSFYPGNSRLSLPGGGSSGANNSPAENHKKKPMNTIVKVIIIVSCVAGVFIIILLAIFVHYIRLSRRPPLERDIKKSVSRRAPPNASGISGTDSGGALVVSAEDLVASKKGSSSEIISSEEKTAAATGFSPSKTSHFSWSPESGDSLTGEHFARLDVRSPDRLIGELHFLDDTITLTPEELSRAPAEVLGRSSHGTSYRATLENGMFLTVKWLREGVAKQRKEFVKEAKKFTNIRHPNVVGLRGYYWGPTQHEKLILSDYIAPGSLASFLYDRPGRKGPPLTWAQRLKIAVDVARGLNYLHFDRAVPHGNLKATNILLDGPDLNARVADYCLHRLMTQAGTIEQILDAGVLGYRAPELAASKKPLPSFKSDVYAFGVILLELLTGRCAGDVISGLEGGVDLTDWVRLRAAEGRGTECFDPAVMLEMGNPAIEKGMKEVLGIALRCIRSVSERQGIKTIYEDLSSI, encoded by the exons ATGAAGGTCATTACTCTTTTAGTGGCAtctttatttttcctctctGCCATGGGGCAGCTTCCTTCACAAGACATTTTGGCGCTGCTTGAATTCAAGAAAAGTATCAAGCATGATCCCACTGGTTATGTCCTCAGTTCATGGAATGAGGAATCTATTGACTTTAATGGCTGCCCTTCTTCTTGGAATGGAATTGTTTGCAATGGTGGAAATGTTGCTGGGGTTGTTCTTGATAACTTAGGTCTGTCTGCTGATGTGGACTTGAGTGTATTTTCCAACCTCACTAAACTCTTGAAACTCTCCATGTCAAACAATTCCATGTCAGGCAAGATTCCTGAGAATATAGCTGACTTGAAAAGCCTTGAGTTTCTGGATGTATCTAATAATCTGTTTTCTTCATCTTTACCGCCGGGGATTGGTGAGTTAGCGAGCTTAAGAAACCTCTCATTGGCTGGGAACAACTTCTCTGGCTCAATTCCGGATTCCATATCTGGGCTTGCCTCAATCCAGACATTGGACTTGAGCCACAATTCCTTATCTGGGTTGCTGCCAACATCATTGACAAAGCTCACTCGCTTGGTATCACTGAATCTATCTTTTAATGGCTTTACAAAGAGAATCCCAAAAGGTTTTGAGCTGATTTCTGGTCTGGAGGTGCTTGACTTGCATGGAAATATGTTTGATGGTTATCTGGATGCTCAATTTTTGCTTCTATCAACTGCCATTTATGTCGACTTCAGTGGGAACATGCTAGGTAGTTCTAGTTCGCAGCAGCAGAAGTTTTTACCGGGTATTTCTGAGACTATTAAGCATTTGAATCTTAGCCACAACCAGCTCACTGGATCATTGGTGAGTGGAGGTGAGCTACAGCTCTTTGAAAACTTGAAGGTGTTGGATCTGAGCTACAACCAGCTGTCTGGAGAACTGCctgaatttaattttgtttatgaCCTCCAAGTCCTCAAGCTCAGCAACAACGGATTCTCTGGGTTTGTTCCTAATGGCCTACTGAAAGGAGATTCTTTAGTACTTACTGAACTGGATTTGAGTGCCAACAATCTGTCAG GGCCAGTAAGTATGATCACGTCAACAACTCTTCACACTCTTAATCTCTCTTCGAACGGACTCACAGGCGAGCTTCCTTTGCTGACTGGAAGCTGTGCAGTACTTGATCTATCGAAGAACAAATTCGGAGGAAATTTAACGAGGATGGTAAAATGGGGTAACCTTGAATTCCTTGATCTCAGTCAGAATCATTTGACAGGGCCTGTCCCTGAAGTAACCCCACAATTTTTGCGTTTAAATTATCTCAACCTTTCCCATAATTCTCTTAGTAGCATGCTGCCAACAGTTATCACACAGTATCCAAAGCTTAAAGTTCTTGATCTCAGCTCCAACCAGCTAAATGGAAAGCTTCTAGCTGATCTGTTAACAATGCCCACTTTGCAAGAGCTTCATCTTGAAAACAATATATTGACCGGTGATATTAAGTTCTCTCCTCCTTCCGCTGGTGAACACAATCTACAAATTCTAGATCTTTCTCATAACCAATTTAGTGGCTATTTTCCAGATCAATTTGGGTCATTTACTGGACTTCAACTGCTCAATATTGCTGGAAATAACTTTTCTGGTTCTCTGCCAACTTCCATGGCAGGCATGAGCTCATTAAGCTCATTGGATATATCACAGAACCACTTTACAGGTCCTTTACCAAACAACTTGCCTGATACCATTGACAGCTTTAATGCTTCACATAATGATCTTTCAGGGGTTGTCCCTGAAAACCTGAGAAAGTTCCCTAGTTCTTCTTTCTACCCTGGAAATTCTAGGTTAAGTTTACCTGGTGGTGGTTCTTCTGGGGCAAACAATTCTCCAGCTGAAAACCACAAGAAGAAGCCAATGAACACTATTGTCAAAGTCATAATTATTGTTTCATGCGTGGCTGGTGTTTTCATTATTATACTGCTTGCTATCTTTGTACATTACATCCGTCTATCAAGGAGACCCCCACTAGAACGTGATATAAAAAAATCAGTCAGCAGGCGAGCTCCACCAAATGCCTCAGGCATTAGTGGAACAGATAGTGGCGGTGCTTTGGTAGTTTCAGCTGAGGATCTCGTGGCTTCCAAGAAAGGATCCTCATCTGAGATAATCAGTTCCGAAGAAAAAACGGCAGCTGCAACTGGCTTTTCCCCATCAAAAACTAGCCATTTCTCTTGGTCACCTGAGTCTGGGGATTCACTCACTGGTGAGCACTTTGCAAGACTGGATGTGAGATCACCAGATCGATTAATTGGTGAGTTGCATTTTCTTGATGATACCATCACGTTAACACCTGAGGAGCTGTCTCGTGCACCAGCTGAAGTATTGGGGAGAAGCAGCCATGGGACTTCTTATAGGGCAACACTGGAAAATGGGATGTTCTTGACAGTTAAGTGGTTGAGAGAAGGGGTAGCAAAACAGAGGAAAGAGTTTGTTAAGGAGGCTAAAAAGTTTACAAACATCAGGCATCCAAATGTGGTGGGTTTAAGAGGGTACTATTGGGGGCCTACACAGCATGAGAAGCTCATTCTTTCAGATTACATCGCACCTGGAAGTCTTGCAAGCTTTCTATATG ACCGGCCAGGAAGAAAAGGTCCGCCGTTAACCTGGGCCCAAAGGCTCAAAATAGCAGTTGATGTTGCACGTGGCCTGAACTATCTCCATTTTGATCGTGCTGTACCACATGGTAACTTGAAAGCAACAAATATACTGTTGGATGGGCCTGATCTAAATGCACGTGTTGCTGATTATTGCCTCCACCGCCTCATGACTCAGGCTGGCACCATTGAACAGATTCTTGATGCTGGGGTTTTAGGTTACCGTGCGCCAGAGTTGGCTGCTTCCAAGAAGCCACTGCCTTCCTTCAAGTCTGATGTTTATGCCTTTGGAGTGATACTTTTAGAACTTCTAACAGGAAGGTGTGCTGGTGATGTAATCTCTGGTTTAGAGGGGGGTGTTGATTTGACAGATTGGGTGCGGTTGAGGGCAGCAGAAGGTCGGGGCACAGAGTGTTTTGATCCTGCAGTGATGCTGGAAATGGGGAATCCAGCAATTGAGAAGGGAATGAAGGAGGTCCTTGGAATAGCTTTACGATGTATTCGATCAGTTTCTGAGAGGCAAGGTATCAAGACCATATATGAAGATCTCTCATCTATATAG